A segment of the Peptoclostridium acidaminophilum DSM 3953 genome:
TGCCGCAGTTTTTATCTTTTGTATTATACTATTTTTGAGCTCTTCCTGGCCTTCCCTGAATATGTTCTCGGGTTTTGTTATAAAATCAACTGCGCCCATTTCAAGTGCTCTTATTGTAAGATCTGCGCCCAGCTTTGTAAGACTGCTTAACATGACAACGGGTGTGGGTTTGATTTTCATTATTTCGGAAAGTGTTTCTATGCCATTCATAACAGGCATTTCCACATCAAGTGTCACAACATCTATGTCATTTCGCAGGAGCTTTTCTATGGCTTCTTTCCCGTTGCGAGCCTTTTCAACAACCACTATTTCATTGTCACTTTGAAGTATGTCTGTTACGACTTTTCTTATAAAAGCTGAATCGTCAACAACTAACACCCTAATTAAGCTCATCTATATCAACCCTTTTTGTCTTAATATTCTCTGTTGTTTGAATATGTACTTGATTATCATGTTTCTGTCTTCTTCTGTTATCATTGTAAACTTAATTGCTGCTTCGTATTCATCTGGCAATTCGAAATTTGGAATGCTCCTTCTGAGCACCTTTCCCTTGGACAGAAATCTTTTGCCGTCAAGTGTTATTGCAAAATAGTACTCTTCACCCTCGTCAAGCCTTTTCGAAATAAAAAGCCTTATGCCTCCTCCGCTGATATCCAGCGTGTTGCCGTTTGCCACGGGATTTCTCTCCATATCATACACTTCAACTGGAAGAAGTACATTCAGCCTGTAGTAGTTTCTTCTTTGAGTCTTAATTGTCTTGTCTATCTGCCGAACCTTCATATGCGGTATAGGCGTTCTTTTGCGTTCCTCCACGACAGCCTGGAAAGAATAAGTCCCCTTGCTGTGAATCGAATAATACAATGTTACTTTCTTTCCCTCTGAAATCGGTATGAGTCTTCCCTTTTCGGTGGGCAGCGATATAAAATATACGCTTTTACATTCTGACACTTCGAGCAGCTGGCTCTTTAAAAGACGCGGATCCCCGAATTGCTGCTCAATTTCAATTTCAATTTTGTCCCCGATTTTAAAGTGGTTTTCGAAATGCATTTATTAAACTACCTCCTGCTGGATATAAAAAAAGATGCCAACCGCTGGACAAAGCCTTCACTGCTTTTTGTTTTTTCCTTGCCTGTAAGCCTGCTGCATATTTGTTCTACGTTGCGGCTGGCAGGCGAGCTCTCATATTTCAGGTAAAACGGCTCCTGCTGCTTTACGGCTCTTATTATGTTGTTGTCAGCTGATATATGCCCAATAAAGCCTAGTCCTACACCTAAAAATCTTTTTGATACAGTCTCCAGCTTTTTGAATGTTGATTCGGCTTCGAGAATGTTATCCACCTTGTTGACAACAACTCCGATTTTTTCTATGGATTCTCTCCTGAGCGTTTTTATCAGGGCATACGCATCCGCTATAGCTGTCGGTTCTGGCAGAGTAATCACTATGACTTCATCTGCAGCTTTTGCAAAAGATATTACTGACTTTGAAATTCCAGCGCCCGTATCAATAATTATATAGTCGAAATCATTCTCTAGTATGGCCAGATTCGCCAGAAGCTTGTTGAGCTTGTATACTGGCAGATTGGCCGTTTCGCTTATACCGGCTCCGCCTGATATTATTTTTATGCCAAGCGGTCCCTCCATTACAATATCTCTTATACCCATTCCACCCTCAATGACATCCATAAAATTATATTTGGGCGCACTCCCGACGAGCACTTCAATGTTGGCCAGGCCAAGATCCGCATCTATTATCAGCGTTTTAAAACCTCTTGTTTTGATTGCAAGCGCCAGATTAAGCGTCAGATTTGTCTTTCCGACTCCGCCTTTTCCGCTTGTAACACATATTACCCTTGCTCTTTCCAAGCTGGCATCGCCATCATTTTGAGTGCTAACTTCATATGTGCTTCCTTTTTTTATTACGGCACTTCTAAGTTTCGAGGCTTGATCCATAGGCGTTACTCCTTTAGAACCTTTTCTATAAATTCTGACACATTCAGACTTGATATATCGTCGGGTACATTCTGCCCGAAGGTTATATGCGATATCTTCTTTTTATATTTGTGCAAAACATTCATTACGACAGCTTGCTTCGAGGTTTCATCAAGCTTTGTTATTATTATGTTGAAATCGTCAATAAAGTTGTATTCATCGACTATGTCATTAATGTCTTCTATGTTGTAATTTGCGCTTATTACAAGAAATATTTCTTTCTCTGGAATAGAATCCAAAAACCTTCTTATCTCCTTCATGTGCATCTTGTTCCTATGGCTTCTGCCAGCTGTGTCTACTAGTATGACATCAGATTCTGAAAGATTTTCTATACTTTCCCTTATGGAGTTTGTATTGTAGGCTACCTCTATTGGCATATTCAGTATCTCTGAATATATCTTGAGCTGCTCTACAGCCGCTATCCTGTAAGTGTCGAGAGTTATGAATCCAACTTTCTTATTTTCGTTGAGCACGCAGCTGGAAGCAAGCTTTGCCAGCGTGGTCGTCTTTCCAACTCCGGTCGGTCCTATGAACACATTTATTTTGTTCTTGAATTCAAATGCTTCGTATTCCGAGTCCAGCTCGCCTTGCAAATAGGCCCTGAACAGCTGCTTGAAATTGTCCACGGTTATTTCATTTTTTTCAGATACTGTTTGTATGAATTTGTCTATTAATTCCTGTGAAAACCCCTTCTTTTTAAGACTCGCTGTAATCTCGCCCTTGAGAGTCTTTGCAGTGGGATCTCCTGATCCACCTATGGGTGCATTGCCGCTTAAGGTCTTCTTTATCTGTTCAACCATATCCTTGATATTGCTGACTTCATTTTCTATGCTGCTGTAATCCTTTTTGGGACTGCTGTCTTCGTCAGCGTTTTCAAAAATTCTGCTCCTGAAATCAGCGCCGCCTGCAGCAGCCATGACGCTTTCTTGTTTTGAATCCCTAGGTTTTGATGCTTTTTGTTTGGATTCCTGTTTTCCGTCATGAGCCGCGAGTATTTCCACTTTTTCTTTTTCCCAGAATTTAAAAATATTGCTGTTTTTTATGCGTTTTGTATGAAGAATCACTGCATTATCGCCGAGCTCATTTTTAACCAGGTTCATGGCTTCTGTAACGTTCTTTCCAAGAAATCTTTTTATCATCATGCCTTATATGCTCACCATCCCGATTGACTGGATTTTCACCTTAGGGTCTATTTCATTGTATGAAACGACATAAATATCCGAGCTTATCTGTTCCACAAATTTTTTTATATAAAATCTTACTATCGGAGCTGTCAGTATTACAGGGTTTTCACCGATGGCTATCGCTTTCTCAATCTCGCCACTAAGCTTGCTTATGAAACTGGATGAAATTTCCGGATCGAGAGCCAGATATGTCCCTGTCTCTGTGTTTTGAAGCGATTCCATCACGACTTTTTCCAGCTTCGGACTTATCGTTATAGCTTTCAGTGAGGCCGAGCCCGCGGTGAACTGCTTCGTAATCGACCTGAACAGAGACTGTCTGACATACTCAGTAAGTATGTCGGTATCTTTCGTTACAGTTCCGTAGTCAGCAAGCGTTTCAAATATCGTCACAAGATCTCTTACTGATATGCCTTCCCTCAGAAGATTTGAAAGCACCTTTTGAATGTCGCCAAGCGAAAGCAGCGAAGGTGTGAGCTCGTCAACAAGCGCAGGATAGTTTTCCTTCACAGACTCAATCAACACCTTTGTCTCCTGCCTTCCAAGCAATTCGTGCGAATACCTCTTTATCACTTCAGTCAAATGAGTTGAAATTATAGAAGGAGGGTCGACTACCGTGTAACCCAGTATTTCTGCCCTTTCTCTCTCTTTTTCATCTATCCACTTGGCCTTGAGTCCAAATGCAGGTTCAACAGTATCGATTCCCTTTATCTCTCCGTCCGCTCCCCCCGGATTCATGGCAAGATAGTGGTCAAACAGTATTTCCCCCCTTGCCGCTTCAACACCTTTTATCTTTACTAGATACTCATTCGCCTCGAGCTGTATGTTGTCTCTTAGCCTTATCATAGGGACTATTATGCCCTGCTCGAGGGCGCACTGCCTTCTTATCATAACGAGCCTGTCAAAAAGATCTCCACCCTGGGATTTGTCCGCCAGCGGAATTATTCCATAGCCGAACTCCAGCTCGATAGGATCCACCTGAAGAAGTGGCAAAACATTCTCCGGCCTTCTTATATCTTCAACTTCGCTTTCTTCAGCCGACAATTCCTTCTCAGGCCTCTGCATGTCCTTTTGTTCCTGCTTCCTTAGGCCAAGCCCTATGAATAAAAATGTCACCGACAAGATGAAATAAGGCAGGAAAGGGAGCTTTGTAAAGGCGAGGGCAAAAAGCACTCCCGAAATTATGAACATCGCCTTTGGGTGCCTTATCATCTGGTCCATTACGTCCTGGCCCAGATCCGAATCGGACGCCGCCCTTGTAACAACTATGCCGGTTGCTGTAGATATAAGCAGCGCCGGAATCTGCGAGAGTAGTCCGTCGCCCACTGAGAGCATTGCATACTTGGCTATCGACTCGGCAAATGGCAGTTTTTCGACAAGCATACCCACTACAAATCCTGCAGACAGGTTCACTGCTGCAATTATAATACTGGCAATGGCATCTCCCTTTACAAATTTGGAAGCTCCGTCCATTGCGCCATAAAAGTTGGCTTCGTCCTGTATCTTCTTTCTTCGCTCCCTGGCCTGCACCTCGTCAATGAGGCCTGAATTCAGGTCTGCATCAATGGCCATTTGTTTTCCTGGCATTGCATCGAGTGTGAATCTGGCTCCAACCTCTGAAACCCTCTCCGCACCTTTTGTTATGACCATGAACTGAACTATTACTATTATCACAAATACTATGAATCCCACAAAAGCATTCCCTTGCATTACAAAGCTTCCAAAGGCTTCTATCACATCGCCTGCATATCCTGCTCCGAGTATTCCCCTTGTGGTCGATATGTTAAGCGCAAGCCTGAACATTGTGGTTATAAGAAGTATTGAAGGAAATATTGAAAATTCCAAGGCTTCCTTGTTGTACATGGCTATTAGAAGTATTAGCAGTGAAATTGAAACATTGAGGCTTAAGAGGATGTCAAGCAGCACAGGAGGCACAGGTATTATTATCATGAGCACAATGCCTATGACGCCCAGTGTTACAAATATTCCTGAAGATCTCATCCAATCTCTCCAATCAAATTTTCTTATGCTTGTATCTGTCTTTTGAATACACATATGCCAGAATTTGAGCTACCGCGTCATAAAGTTCCGGCGGAATAATGTCTCCGATGTTCAGCTTTGAATAGAGCTCCCTTGCCAGCGGCTTATTTTCAACCATAGGCACTTCGCTTGCTGCGGCCCTCTCCCGTATCTTCAGAGCGATCAAATTCTTACCCTTTGCTATAATAAAAGGGGCCTCATTTGCATTTTCATCGTATTTTAATGCGACTGCATAGTGCGTAGGGTTTGTTATAATCACATCAGCCTTAGACACATCCTCCATCATTCTGCGCATTGCAAACTGCCTTTGTTTTTCTTTTATCTTGGATTTAATCTCCGGATTACCCTCCATCTGCTTATACTCTTCTTTTATCTCCTGCTTTGACATTTTAAGCTGCTTTTCATGCTGATAGCGCTGAAAAAAATAATCGAATACTGCCAAGGCAATGAGTATGCCAGCGAGCACAAGCCCTAGGTTTATGGCTGAATCATACAAAATATATGAAAATTGATATTTATTAAGCTGGTATGTTTTGATATAAAGACCCATATTTGATTTGATGTATATGGTTGATACTATGGAAAGCACGGCAAGCTTTGCCAGTGATTTTACAACTTCAAATGCCGATCTTGCGGAAAACAGCCTCTTTATTCCTTCAAGAGGATTGAGCCTGTCTATTTTAAATTTCAGGGTCTCGGCAGTAAATACATTGCCTACCTGAGAATAACTGCTTGCGAATGCACTCACATAGTTAGCAAGCACTATGACCGCAGATGCCTTCACCAGAAAAATCATGCTCGTATAGAGAATTTTAAAAGCCATGTCTGTGTCTATTTCTTCATTGAACAGCTGCCCATAAAACGGTATAGGCTCAGCTATGCTTGTCAGTATGGCCTTGCCTCCAAGCTTCAAAATCAGCATTGAAATTATAAGGGTCACTGCCGAGTTTACCTCCCGGCTTTGGAATACCTGGCCTTTTTGTCTCGCATCCTGACGTTTTTTGGGCGTAGCCTTTTCTGTCTTTTCGCCCGAGAAGAGCTGCAAATCAATATTCAAATACATCAGCTTCCTTTTATAAGCCTGAAAAGCTGATTTTCAAAATTGAAAATAGCTTTAAGTATGTCTGCAATTATTGAATCATACTGCATAATGACAAAATAAATCATTATTATTCCAACAAAAATCTTAAGCGGCATTCCCACCACAAAGACGTTCATCTGCGGCATAGTTCTTGCAAGTATTCCAAGGACGACGTTCACAATAAACATTGCAATCACAACAGGTATGGCGATCTTGACTGCATACAGGAACATATCGTCAATGAGAGCTATTATAAAGCCCAGATACTCAAGCCTGAAATTAAGATTCAGACTAATCGGCAATATTTTAAAACTGCCGGATACAAGCCTTAGCAGCTGGTGATGGGCATCTATTGCCAGATATGCGAGTGCTGCAAATATGAACATGAAGTTACCGCTTATAGACATGTCATAGCCGCTGTATGGATCAACAACTCTTGCTATTGCAAAACCAACATCAGTATCCACTATACCGCCTGCTACCATAAATACTGCAAAAAAAAGATTCACTATATATCCTATTATGAGTCCTACTATGAACTCCTTAACAGCAATAATGCATACGTAAAAAAAACCTGCAGTCCTTATGTTCTCAACCTCGGCTAAATCCAAAGTTGTAAGAATCAGGAATGAAATTGCAAGCGAAAGTGCCAATTTGAAAATATTCGGAAGATTGTTTCTTCCGAATATGGGGTCTGCCACAAAATATCCCGCAATTCTTGAAAAAACAAGAAGCAAGACATTCAAGTGGGCAATAAAATAATCCAATGTGTATTCCATATGAATCCTGCCAGTTATTTTATATATTTGTCCATATTTAGAAACAGATTCTGAGTAAAGCTTACAGCTGTGTTCATAAGCCACGGCCCGAACACAACAACAGAAGCCAACACCACAACTATCTTAGGTACAAATGCAAGAGTGGCCTCTTGAATTTGCGTTGCCGCCTGGAATATACTCACAACAAGCCCGACTAGCAAGCCAAGCACCAGCATCGGTGCGGAAAGAAGCAGTATCATCGTCAGAGTCTGCTGCCCCAGATTTATTGCCATATTTATATCCATATAATTCTCCTACTTGAATCCCATGACAATAGACTTTATGACCAGATTCCATCCGTCGGCAAGTATGAAAAGCAGCAGCTTAAATGGCAACGAAATCATTACCGGAGGCAGCATCATCATTCCCATGGACATCAGTGTACTTGCAACTACCATATCTACAATCAGAAAAGGTATGAAGAGTATAAAACCCATCTGGAATCCTGATTTAAGCTCGCTTATCATAAAAGCAGGAAGGAGCACTCTGTTTGGAATGTCTTCTACCCCTTTTATGTCACCCGATTTCAAGCCTGCCATTTCAGAAAAAAGTACAATGTCTTTTTCCCGGGTCTGCTTCAGCATGAAATCTCTTAGCGGATCCATACCTTTTGAAAAAGCCACCTGCTGCGTTATCTGCCCGTCAACATACGGCTTGAGGGCCTGTTCGTAAACCTTCTCGCCGGTAGGCGCCATTATGAAGAATGTTATGAACAGCGAAAGCCCCAAAATCACCTGTCCTGGAAGATTTTGCTGGACGCCTATGGCGCTTTTTAAAAAAGAAAGTATTATTATTACTCTTGTAAAAGAGGTCATCATTATTATTATGGTTGGCAAAAGCGAGAGTACTGTAAATATTAAGATTATCTCGATAGAACTCGAAAATGCCCTTGGATCGTCCGTACCTCCTATTTCGAGAGAAACATTCGGATATTGTGTCTCTCCAAATGCAATTCCAGATAAAAATCCCACAAATGCCAAGGCGCAGATTATTATATTCAGTTTATTCTTCATTGTAACCATCCCTGAGCGGCAGCGAATCAATAGTGCTTATAGAATTGCCGCTTACTCCTACTATGTACTCCTTGTCCTTATACGACAATACTACAATCTCCTTGTCGCGCGACATGAAAACTCGTTCTTTTATCTTTAGAGATTTTCCTTCAAATGCCTGAATTCTTTTTTGAGCTACAAACTTTGAAGTGAAGTGGGCCATCAAAAGTATAAGCGCAAATACAGCCAGATATCCTATGCCTTTGATTATGGCAAAAAACACATCCAACTCTACTCAAGCACCTTTCTGACGGATTCAAGTATCCTATCGGCCTGGAAAGGTTTTACAATAAAATCTCTTGCGCCCGACTGTATGGCTTCTATAACCATGGCCTGCTGACCCATTGCTGAACACATTATGATTTTCGCATCCTTGTCTAGTGCCTTTATCTCCTTGACTGCCTGAATGCCATCCATCTCAGGCATTGTTATGTCCATAATTACAAGTTCAGGTGCAAGCTCCTTGAACTTTTCAATAGCCTTTAGTCCGTTTTCCGCCTCACCTACTATGTCATATCCATTTTTTGTCAGTATGTCTTTTATCATCATTCGCATAAATGCAGCATCGTCAACTAACAGTATCCTTTTTCCCATATTGTTGTTATCCTCCTTTTATTATCTAAGCTTGAATAATTATATGCTTCTTAATCGTTTATCAGGCTTGATGATATCGGTTATGCGAATACCGTAATTTTCATCAATAACCACAACCTCACCCTTTGCTATTCTTTTGCCATTTACAAGGACATCGAGCGGCTCTCCGACAAGCTTTTCCAGTTCTATTACTGTTCCTGGTCCAAAAGCAAGTATTTCGTCTATGCTTCTTGCCGTCCTGCCCAGCTCTACAGTTACCTTCAAAAATACATCTTTTATTATTTCTATGTTTTCAGGCAACTCTGTCTTATAAATATCCTGTTCGTCAAAAGACTCAAATTTTGCAGGATTTATATTGATATGATTTTCATTGGCACGAAGCTCAGTATTTTTGTGCCCTATTGCTGCGCTTTGGGCGTGATGCGCCTGTTCTTCGTGCTCTACCCTGTCAGACTGTCTTTGTGAATCTGCACTGGCAGTATGTGCGCCATCAAGAGTATTATACTGAGGCTCGTCAAATGCCGATGAGTCCTCAGACTCTTGGCTCTCACTGCCATATAACATATTATTGATTAAATCCCTTGCAAAGTCAATAGGCATAAGCTGCATTATATTGCTGTCGATAAGGTCCTCTATTGTCATTTTGAAAAGCACTCTGACATAGTCACAAGATTTATCTATACCACTCATTTCAATGCTGTTATCCATCAAATTGACTTTGAAAACTTCAGGAGGGTTTATGTCTATCCTTTTGCCAATCATCTCGGAAAGAGACGTTGAAGACGAACCTACCATCTGATTCATAGCTTCGCTTATTGCACTCAGATGTATATCGTTTAGTTCCTCAAGCAATCCTGATTTTCCATCCCCGCCCATCATGAGCGAAGCAATCACCTTTACGTCATCTTCTTTGAGTATTAGCATGTTCATGCCGTTAAGTCCTTCTTTGTAACCCACTCTGACTATGACATACGGTACCGGCTGCTCCTCGGCCATCTTATCAATGGATATAACGTCAACACTTGGCGTTGTTATGGAAACTCTTTTCCCTAAAATTGTAGAGAGTGTTGTTGCAGAGTTACCCATGTTGATATTCCCTATCTCGCCAATTGCATCCTTTTCATACTCATCCAATTCTAAACCGCCGCTTGGAGTTTCATCTGCCGATGCCCCTTTCAAAAGGGCGTCGATTTCGTCCTGCGAAAGCAAATCATTCATCATATTCATTATCACCCTCTTCAATTACTTGTGTTATCTTGACAGCTAGATTCTTATTCCGGGCTCCGGGTTTTCCGAAATATTTGATTTTTTCGCCAACCATTACCGTAAGTTCATCGCTTGTTCTCGATGCGAGCTTTATTACATCACCTTCTTGCAGCGTCAAAAACTCCCCTACCGTTATATTGGCTTCTCCAACATGACACGAAATTTCTATTTCAGCCCTTTTGAGCCTCTCCTTGAGTATATGCTCCTGCTCTTGTGTAATCTTTTTAGTATTGTTTGTAAACCACAGCTTCGTGCTTAGCTTTGGAAGTATAGGCTCTATCAGCAGATGGGGCATGCACACATTTATAAGGCCTTCAACATCTCCTATATTGACTTTGATTGTTATAAGCGCAACAGTTTCATTCGGTGAGACTATCTGTGCAAACTGTGAATTGGTTTCAATCTTATTTAGCTTGGGATTGAGTTCAATTACATTCTCCCATGGATCTACAAACAGCTTTGTTATTTGCGAAACTATTTTTTTCAATATTGTAAGTTCTATTTCAGTGAAATTCCTGCTTCCCGCATCGAACTTGCCATCTCCTCCAAGTATCCTGTCTATTATCGTAAAGCATAGTCTGTTTGACATTTCAAGAATCATTTCACCTGGAAGCGGTGAAAAGTCAATTATCGCAAGCATAGCTGGATTCGATATCGAATTGCAAAATTCATAGTAGGAAAGTTCTTCTACCGACAAGATCTCCATTTGAACATACGTTCTTAGCGTTCCCGAAAAATAAGTATTGAGCAGGCGTGTGAAGTTGTCATACATCATTTGAAGCGTTCTGAGCTGATCCTTTGCCAGTTTTTTGGGTATCTTGAAATCGTATTTTTTTACCTTTCGTTCATTTTCCTCTTTAATTTCTTTGACGTCAACCTCTCCTGCATTCAATGCCTCCAAAAGAGAGTCTATTTCATTTTGCGAAAGAATTTCTGACAACTGCTGCACCTCTCTTTATTGAACAATGTAATCCGTAAAATATATATTTTCAATGGAATCGATGCCGACCCTTGTTTTTATCTTATCTATAATATCTTTTTTTATGCCGTTCATGCCGTCCGGACTAACCATGTCTTCGGGTTTTTGCTGAATTATTGTTTCAAGAATTATATCTCTCAATATTGCATTTTTTTCAGCAAGTACAGTTTCGGCTTTTTTGTCAGTTGACTCGATTATTATGTTGCCTTTGAAAAAATTCTTTGTTCCGCCTATGTTTGTCGAAAACACTCCCATGTCGTAATTATATGTTTTTATCTGCTTGGCTTCCGTTTTGCCTGAAAAAAGAAAAAATGCCACTGCAAAACCTATTGCCAGCACAGCCACCCCTGCAATCGAGTATATAACTATTTTTTTCATTTTTTTGAGCCTTTCCCCCCATTCAGAAATTATTGTAGTCCGTCCTTCAAAATAAGTATGTCCACACGCCTGTTCTTAGCCTTGTTTTCAAACGAATCATTCGTTGTTACAGGGTGATATTCGCTGTAGCCTGCAGCAGAAAGCCTTTCCGGCATGACACTGTTTTGCTCGATCATGAACCTTACAACGTTGCAGGCTCTAGATACAGAGAGCTCCCAGTTTGAGGGGTATTTTGAATTGTATATTGGCACATTGTCTGTATGTCCTTCTACCCTGATTTTTTTTTCACCGAAATCCTTGCCATTGAGCAGGCTGCATATATAGCTGAGCGTGTCCATGGCCTGAGGCTTGAGATCAGCCTTTCCCGAGTCAAAGAGCACGTTTTCATTAAATCTGAGTATGAGGCCGTTGTTTCCATTAATAATGTTGACACTTTCACCAAGACCATTTTGATTCAGATAATCTTCGATTTCCTGTGACAAGTGTTCGTATATTCCTTTTGAGTCTATATCTATATCTGCTCCGTCCGTTGTCAAAGGAATCTCGCTAAGCGTCTTGCCGCCTTCAAGTATCCCCAGGGAGCCTTGAAACGATTTCATCATCGAGTCGAATTTTTGAGCGTCAACAGATGAAAATGAAAACATGAGTATGAAAAAGGTCAAAAGCAGCGTAACCATGTCCGAGTATGTTGTCATCCACTCAGGCGCGCCTGCTGGCGCCTGCTGTTTTTTCTTTCTCATTATTATGCTTCACCTTCCCTTAGATTGGCTGCTACATCACCCGAAAGCTCCTGTCTCCTTTTCGACGGCGGTATGAATGCTTTAAGCTTTTCTCCGATTATCCTTGGATTCTCACCTGCCTGTATCGACAGCAAACCCTCAAGGATTATTTGTTTTTCAAGAATCTCCTCATCGCTCTTGATTTTCAGTTTTTTTGCTAGTGGCAAAAATACAAGGTTGGCCAGCAGCGAACCGTAAAAGGTAGTTATGAGAGCTATCGCCATTGACGGTCCTATCGTGTCCGGATTGTCAAGCGTTGCCAGCATGTTTATAAGGCCTATGAGAGTACCTATCATACCAAACGCTGGAGCATAGGCACCCATAGCTTCAAAGAGTCCCTGGCCGCTGCCGTGCCTTTCCGAGATGAAGTCAAGCTCAGTCTCCAGGAGGTTTTTTACAAGTTCCGGATCGGTTCCATCCACAACAAGCATAATCCCCTTTTTCATAAAATCGTCGTTAATATTCTCAGATGCTTCCTCTAAGGAGAGCAGTCCTTCCTTCCTCGCCTTGTTTGCAAGCTCGTTTATGCCGTCAATTACAATATTCAAATCACTGCTCTTGCTCTGGAATGCCTTTTTTGTAATACTTATTATTTCAAGGAATTTCGGGAGAGGGTATGCTACAAGTGTTGCTGCCACTGTTCCACCCATGACAACCACCACAGACGGGATATTGATAAACCCCATGACATCTCCACTTGTAGCAATGGAAATCACTATGAGAACAATTCCTCCTACAACCCCTATGATGCTAGCTAAATCCACACGTCACACCTCTTTTCCTATTCGTTAGAACCAAATTGATATATGCTTTTTTTGAAGAGAAGTACTCTGCCAATTACTTCATCGACACTTTCCTTCACAACGAACCTGTGGCCGTTTGTGAGGGTAATTACCGTATCCGGGGTGTGCTCCACATGTTCTATGAGGTCGCAGTTAATTACAAATTCTTCTCCGTTGAATCGTGTGACTTTTATCATGGCCGCTCCTTTTATCTCTTGAGATTTATAAGCTCTTCAAGCATCTGATCCGTAGTGTTTATTATCCTGGAGTTAGCCTGGAATCCTCTTTGCGTCTGTATCATGTTAGTGAACTCCCTTGCAAGGTCCACATTCGACATCTCAAGCGCTCCCCCAACTGTAGGTCCAAAGCCGTTGCTTCCAGGAGTTCCTATTATTGAAATGCCTGAGTTTGCCGTGTCCATATACAGGTTGGAGCCCTTCTTTTCAAGTCCCGATGGGTTCTTGAACTTCGCAAGAGCAATCTTTCCCAGTATTGACTTCTTGCCGTTAGTGAAGTTGCCTACTATATCACCGTTTTCACCTATAGAAAAATCAT
Coding sequences within it:
- the flhF gene encoding flagellar biosynthesis protein FlhF, translating into MMIKRFLGKNVTEAMNLVKNELGDNAVILHTKRIKNSNIFKFWEKEKVEILAAHDGKQESKQKASKPRDSKQESVMAAAGGADFRSRIFENADEDSSPKKDYSSIENEVSNIKDMVEQIKKTLSGNAPIGGSGDPTAKTLKGEITASLKKKGFSQELIDKFIQTVSEKNEITVDNFKQLFRAYLQGELDSEYEAFEFKNKINVFIGPTGVGKTTTLAKLASSCVLNENKKVGFITLDTYRIAAVEQLKIYSEILNMPIEVAYNTNSIRESIENLSESDVILVDTAGRSHRNKMHMKEIRRFLDSIPEKEIFLVISANYNIEDINDIVDEYNFIDDFNIIITKLDETSKQAVVMNVLHKYKKKISHITFGQNVPDDISSLNVSEFIEKVLKE
- the flhB gene encoding flagellar biosynthesis protein FlhB; this encodes MYLNIDLQLFSGEKTEKATPKKRQDARQKGQVFQSREVNSAVTLIISMLILKLGGKAILTSIAEPIPFYGQLFNEEIDTDMAFKILYTSMIFLVKASAVIVLANYVSAFASSYSQVGNVFTAETLKFKIDRLNPLEGIKRLFSARSAFEVVKSLAKLAVLSIVSTIYIKSNMGLYIKTYQLNKYQFSYILYDSAINLGLVLAGILIALAVFDYFFQRYQHEKQLKMSKQEIKEEYKQMEGNPEIKSKIKEKQRQFAMRRMMEDVSKADVIITNPTHYAVALKYDENANEAPFIIAKGKNLIALKIRERAAASEVPMVENKPLARELYSKLNIGDIIPPELYDAVAQILAYVYSKDRYKHKKI
- the fliR gene encoding flagellar biosynthetic protein FliR codes for the protein MEYTLDYFIAHLNVLLLVFSRIAGYFVADPIFGRNNLPNIFKLALSLAISFLILTTLDLAEVENIRTAGFFYVCIIAVKEFIVGLIIGYIVNLFFAVFMVAGGIVDTDVGFAIARVVDPYSGYDMSISGNFMFIFAALAYLAIDAHHQLLRLVSGSFKILPISLNLNFRLEYLGFIIALIDDMFLYAVKIAIPVVIAMFIVNVVLGILARTMPQMNVFVVGMPLKIFVGIIMIYFVIMQYDSIIADILKAIFNFENQLFRLIKGS
- a CDS encoding flagellar brake protein, with the protein product MHFENHFKIGDKIEIEIEQQFGDPRLLKSQLLEVSECKSVYFISLPTEKGRLIPISEGKKVTLYYSIHSKGTYSFQAVVEERKRTPIPHMKVRQIDKTIKTQRRNYYRLNVLLPVEVYDMERNPVANGNTLDISGGGIRLFISKRLDEGEEYYFAITLDGKRFLSKGKVLRRSIPNFELPDEYEAAIKFTMITEEDRNMIIKYIFKQQRILRQKGLI
- the flhA gene encoding flagellar biosynthesis protein FlhA — protein: MRSSGIFVTLGVIGIVLMIIIPVPPVLLDILLSLNVSISLLILLIAMYNKEALEFSIFPSILLITTMFRLALNISTTRGILGAGYAGDVIEAFGSFVMQGNAFVGFIVFVIIVIVQFMVITKGAERVSEVGARFTLDAMPGKQMAIDADLNSGLIDEVQARERRKKIQDEANFYGAMDGASKFVKGDAIASIIIAAVNLSAGFVVGMLVEKLPFAESIAKYAMLSVGDGLLSQIPALLISTATGIVVTRAASDSDLGQDVMDQMIRHPKAMFIISGVLFALAFTKLPFLPYFILSVTFLFIGLGLRKQEQKDMQRPEKELSAEESEVEDIRRPENVLPLLQVDPIELEFGYGIIPLADKSQGGDLFDRLVMIRRQCALEQGIIVPMIRLRDNIQLEANEYLVKIKGVEAARGEILFDHYLAMNPGGADGEIKGIDTVEPAFGLKAKWIDEKERERAEILGYTVVDPPSIISTHLTEVIKRYSHELLGRQETKVLIESVKENYPALVDELTPSLLSLGDIQKVLSNLLREGISVRDLVTIFETLADYGTVTKDTDILTEYVRQSLFRSITKQFTAGSASLKAITISPKLEKVVMESLQNTETGTYLALDPEISSSFISKLSGEIEKAIAIGENPVILTAPIVRFYIKKFVEQISSDIYVVSYNEIDPKVKIQSIGMVSI
- a CDS encoding MinD/ParA family protein, translating into MDQASKLRSAVIKKGSTYEVSTQNDGDASLERARVICVTSGKGGVGKTNLTLNLALAIKTRGFKTLIIDADLGLANIEVLVGSAPKYNFMDVIEGGMGIRDIVMEGPLGIKIISGGAGISETANLPVYKLNKLLANLAILENDFDYIIIDTGAGISKSVISFAKAADEVIVITLPEPTAIADAYALIKTLRRESIEKIGVVVNKVDNILEAESTFKKLETVSKRFLGVGLGFIGHISADNNIIRAVKQQEPFYLKYESSPASRNVEQICSRLTGKEKTKSSEGFVQRLASFFISSRR